The stretch of DNA CTCTTGCTGAGCATCGTGAACGAGGCCTTGGACGGTGCCGTCACGCCGTTCGTCGACAGAATCGCGGCACTCGCGGACACCACCGACCTCGAAGCCGAGATGACCGCGCTGGCCGTCGACTATCTGCGAGCGGTGCTGCAGGAGCCCGTCGTTCAGCTGCGACGGCTCGTCGTCGGCGAGGCCAACCGGGTACCCGAGTTGGCCGAGCTCTATTACAACCAGGCGCCCGCCCGCACCCTCTCTGCCTTCGCCGACTGTTTCGCGGCGCTGCATCGTCGTGGCCTGCTACACATACCTGAAACTGCCCTTGCTGCAGAGCATTTCGCGTTCCTGATCATCGGCCGATCGATTGATCAGGCCTTGTTCTACGGCGGGCCGCAGGTATTGGCGGCTATCGACGTCGAGCGCCATGTCCGTGCGGGCGTACGGGTATTTCTGGCCGCCTACCAGGCGCGCACGGGATAGGCTCCCGGCGTGGACGCCGTGGTCGGCCTGCTCGACGGTGTGCGAGCGCGAGGCGCATTCGTGTTGCGCATGATGATGGATCCACCGTGGTCGATGAGCATCAAGGACGAGGCGCCGCTGACGCTTATCTGCCAGACGCACGGCCGCGCGGCGATCGTCGGCGGGAACAGCGGAACCCTCTGGCTCGGCCCCGGCGACATCGCGCTTACTCGGGGAACCGAGCACTACGTCTTCGCCGACGACCCCACTACGACACCAATGGTCGTCATTCACCCGGGCCAGCGCTGCACGACGTTGTCCGGCGACGATCTGCGATTCGAGATGTCCCTTGGCGTGCGGACGTGGGGCAACAGCCCGTCGGGCGCCACGCGCTCGGTGATCTGCGCCTATGAGGGCCGCAGCGAGGTCAGCACGCGCCTACTCGAGGCATTGCCCCCGGTGCTGGCATTGCAGTCCGACGAATGGGAAACGCCGCTGGTAGATCTGCTCGCGGCAGAGGCAGCCCACGAAGGGCCGGGGCAAGAGGCGTATCTCGACCGGCTGCTCGATCTCTTGCTGATCGCAGTGCTGCGCACGTGGTTCGACCGCGACGAGAACGCCCCGACCTGGTGGCACGCCGAACACGACCCTGTGGTCGGCCCGGCATTGAAGCTGATCTACAACAACCCCGGCCATCCCTGGACCGTCGCGAATCTGGCTGCGGCCGTTGGCAGTTCGCGTGCGGTATTCGCCAGCAGGTTCACCGAACAGGTCGGCGAACCCCCGATTGCCTTCCTGACCAATTGGCGGCTGGCGCTGGCCGCAGACCTGTTGCGATCCAGCCAGTCGACCATCGCCGCCGTGGCGCGACAAGTCGGCTACAGCACTCCGTTCGCGTTGAGCAGCGCATTCAAGCGCGCTTACGGCGTCAGCCCCAACACTTATCGCGCCAACGCCGCCTACCCGGACGGCGCGGTCGAGGCGCTCTGACGGCGTGCCGCCAACACGCCGGCGATCGAGGTGGATGCCACGGTGACCAGGGCGCCCAGCATCAACGCAGACGGCTCACCGGCAGCCAGCAGGTGCTGTTCGGTGCCCAACGTCGCGGCGGCGACCGGGACCCCCAGCTGTGCCGCCGAGAGGACGGCGAGTGTGAGTGGCTGACCGAACAACCGGCCCACCCCGTGGGCGAGCAATGCACCCGCGCCGAGGCCGA from Mycobacterium sp. JS623 encodes:
- a CDS encoding AraC family transcriptional regulator — its product is MDAVVGLLDGVRARGAFVLRMMMDPPWSMSIKDEAPLTLICQTHGRAAIVGGNSGTLWLGPGDIALTRGTEHYVFADDPTTTPMVVIHPGQRCTTLSGDDLRFEMSLGVRTWGNSPSGATRSVICAYEGRSEVSTRLLEALPPVLALQSDEWETPLVDLLAAEAAHEGPGQEAYLDRLLDLLLIAVLRTWFDRDENAPTWWHAEHDPVVGPALKLIYNNPGHPWTVANLAAAVGSSRAVFASRFTEQVGEPPIAFLTNWRLALAADLLRSSQSTIAAVARQVGYSTPFALSSAFKRAYGVSPNTYRANAAYPDGAVEAL
- a CDS encoding TetR/AcrR family transcriptional regulator, which gives rise to MTEPVLGRSARKRLTILSAGRDLFLSNGYQGTSVDQIAASAEVSKQTVYKHFGDKRELLLSIVNEALDGAVTPFVDRIAALADTTDLEAEMTALAVDYLRAVLQEPVVQLRRLVVGEANRVPELAELYYNQAPARTLSAFADCFAALHRRGLLHIPETALAAEHFAFLIIGRSIDQALFYGGPQVLAAIDVERHVRAGVRVFLAAYQARTG